Proteins from one Primulina huaijiensis isolate GDHJ02 chromosome 18, ASM1229523v2, whole genome shotgun sequence genomic window:
- the LOC140964844 gene encoding uncharacterized protein encodes MKEGDLIPDNEYGATALSLAAICGETKLAKAIVKKNRDLLTIENKHEDGHLPVIVAALYGQKNMIRYLYRETPKQSLKPENGENGVLLLNSLITAESFDVASMLLKQYPRLGVISDGHGNYPLRLLAHKPSAFRSGTKFTFWEQCIYYCVKVHSPWDSHQFSSGENLAQTQELRDDDIRIEIHESDGEDNVNGKAHGVPNLVLRLFHKLGWGILRCIVPEINYIHHRKLVHDEAEKLLICMFKEIQKLSKSDLDDMGIDSIIYDAIKHGIVEFIDEMLKHNPDIIWKKDKRGRTIFSHAIVLRQEKIFSRIYGLGTKKSIMARRHDVFKNNYLHLAAKLSPPSRLERVSGADLQMQRELQWFKEVESIVQPKLKEEVNENNKTPITLFTDEHKKLSKDAETWMKNTAGSSMIVGTLIAAVMFTTAFTVPGGNKIDGLPTMLESQPRPFFIFMFSNALSMFSSSTSLLMFLGILTARFSEQDFLKSLPTKLIFGLMCLFISIVTMMSSFGAALYLILHDQLPWVTVPIIVLSTIPIALFSLLQFPLLIEMIYRTYWSGNFDKPKRNRHFSP; translated from the exons ATGAAAGAGGGAGATTTGATACCGGATAACGAATATGGGGCGACAGCCCTGTCTCTTGCTGCTATTTGCGGTGAAACAAAACTGGCAAAGGCAATAGTTAAAAAGAACAGAGATTTACTTACAATTGAAAACAAACACGAAGATGGGCACCTTCCCGTGATTGTGGCTGCTTTATATGGACAAAAGAATATGATTCGTTATCTCTACAGAGAAACTCCTAAACAATCGCTGAAACCTGAAAATGGTGAGAATGGAGTGTTGCTTCTTAATAGTCTTATCACAGCCGAATCTTTTG ATGTTGCTTCAATGCTATTAAAACAATATCCAAGACTGGGGGTTATCTCAGATGGCCATGGCAACTACCCTCTCCGACTATTGGCTCACAAGCCTTCGGCATTCCGCAGCGGCACTAAGTTTACATTCTGGGAACAATGCATTTATTACT GTGTCAAAGTTCACTCACCATGGGACAGTCATCAGTTTTCTTCTGGCGAAAACCTTGCACAAACCCAAGAATTGAGGGATGACGACATTAGAATTGAAATTCATGAATCAGATGGTGAAGACAATGTTAATGGGAAAGCACATGGAGTACCAAATCTGG TTTTAAGGCTGTTTCACAAATTGGGTTGGGGCATTCTACGATGCATTG TTCCAGAGATCAATTATATTCATCACAGAAAGTTGGTACACGATGAAGCTGAAAAGCTCCTGATTTGTATGTTTAAGGAGATACAAAAGTTGAGTAAGTCAGATCTCGACGATATGGGAATCGACTCAATAATTTATGATGCTATCAAGCATGGGATCGTTGAATTTATAGATGAAATGCTGAAACATAATCCCGATATAATATGGAAAAAGGACAAGAGAGGAAGAACAATTTTTTCCCATGCGATTGTATTACGTCAAGAAAAGATCTTCAGCCGTATATATGGCTTAGGAACTAAAAAGAGCATAATGGCCCGAAGGCATGACGTTTTTAAGAACAACTACTTACACCTTGCCGCAAAACTATCTCCTCCTTCTCGACTCGAACGCGTGTCTGGAGCAGACTTACAGATGCAGAGGGAACTACAATGGTTCAAG GAAGTTGAGAGCATTGTTCAACCGAAGCTGAAAGAAGAAGTGAACGAGAACAACAAAACGCCGATCACTTTGTTCACCGACGAGCATAAGAAACTTTCCAAGGATGCAGAAACTTGGATGAAGAACACCGCCGGATCGAGCATGATTGTGGGAACACTCATCGCTGCTGTCATGTTTACGACAGCTTTCACAGTTCCAGGAGGCAACAAAATCGACGGCTTACCGACCATGTTAGAATCTCAGCCACGCCCCTTCTTTATATTCATGTTTTCAAATGCCTTGTCAATGTTCAGTTCCTCCACTTCTCTGCTGATGTTCTTGGGAATTCTGACGGCTCGATTTTCGGAACAAGACTTCCTCAAGTCCTTGCCCACGAAGCTGATCTTCGGGCTTATGTGCTTGTTTATCTCCATTGTTACGATGATGTCATCATTCGGGGCAGCGTTGTACTTGATTCTTCACGATCAGTTACCTTGGGTTACCGTTCCAATCATTGTTCTTTCAACCATTCCTATAGCTCTTTTCTCTCTTCTCCAGTTCCCACTCTTGATCGAGATGATTTACCGAACCTATTGGTCTGGAAATTTCGACAAGCCCAAGAGAAATCGGCATTTTTCCCCctga